The genomic region AGTGTCAGAAACCAAAGCCCAGCAAAGCGGCTCCTCCAAGTAGGAACAGCGTGATCAGTGAGAGGAACTCAACCATCGCAGATTCCACCCTGGTCTCCAACGATGCCTACTGGTACAGTCTGTTTCTGGCGGAGACTAGGAAAGGAAAGCTGGTAGTCAGACAGCCTGTGCCAAAGGCGGGTTCCAGATACATCGTGTCAAGTATACCAAGGAGCACGGGATTGACAGAGACCAGCGACTCAGCGGCCTCTACTCTGCAGGTAAGAATAAACTCTTCATTTCAGATTAGCGAACTATTTGACTTTAATCTGTTGTCAATGTATGACTCTTCATGCATTCACGTAGTGCGTAAATGTCTATACATTTGTTGTTATTCAAGAGAAAACACTTGTGGGGTCATGAAACAACAAGTAATCAACATCAAGTTGGTCTACAACAAGTTTTATAATAGAAATCTTTGGCAAAAAACGGAGATCACATATCGGCTACCTTGGTCTTTCAGGCAATGATGCTTCACACGTTTGCATCCATCTATCTAGAATTAGCTATAATATTCAGACATAGTCCAACAAAGTCGAAGGAAGAACAGATGTACAAGCTTGTTATATGCACAAAGTGTCGCTGTTCACCAGCTAAACACACTCGCTTGTGATGCAATAATCGCCATGACAGATCGTCATAGTAATTAAGGCAGTGTACCAACGCAATGAACAGCTCCCGGTGCTGAAACCATCAAAAAGGACATTATTCTGCCCTGCTCGACATAAACGCCAAAGGAGTTCCTCTATTCTCTTGTAAACATTTTATTCTCCTGGTTCACGTTGTGTTTGACCTGACTGCACAGTTACCAGGACTCAAAAATATGACAATGGAGGCGCACAGAAGCGCAGAGCACTGGAGAAGGTACGTCTCGGTCTTTCTTCTTTTCTCTGCGGCCCTGAACACCGTATATGCGGTTACTCACTATTCTATTCCAGAGGAATTAAAGGAAGGCTCTGTTGTCGCCAATTTAGCTGCTGATCTGGGACTAGACGTGCAGGAACTAAGTAGACGAAAGATGCGGTTAGATGTCATAGCCAATAAGAAATACTTGGATGTGAACAAAGAAACAGGAGAGCTGTACATTGTTGAAAAAATTGACAGAGAATATCTTTGCATATCAAAAACAACATGCTTTCTCAAATTGGATGCAACAATTGAAAATCCAATAAGAATGTTCAACATTGAATTGGAAATATTGGACATTAACGACAATGCGCCTCATTTTCGAAGAGATACAATGCACTTGGATATAGCAGAGTCTACTCCTGCGGGCGAAAGGTTCTCATTGAACAATGCGGTGGACCCAGATATTGGTACGAATTCAATTAAAACATACTATCTGGGTGAAAGTGAGCACTTCAATATAGAAATCCAGACTGGAAGAGATGGGTCTAAATTTACTGATTTGATTCTGAAAAAGGCTttagacagagaggagcagtcGGTTCATAATCTAATACTCACTGCTGTAGACGGAGGAGTCCCTTCACGCACAGGCACAGCGAATATCATTGTCCGTGTGCTGGATACAAATGACAACGCCCCTAAATTTGATCGGGAAAGCTACAACATTGATATAATGGAGAATTCCCCAATTGGACGTGTAGTAGTGAAACTGAATGCAACGGATTTGGACGAGGGGTCCAATTCGGAAATAGTATATTCATATAGTCTTTATACATCAGAGAAAACGCAAGAAACGTTCAATTTAAACCCTAATACCGGTGAAATAACAGTAAAGGAAATGATAAATTATGAAGATTTTAGGATATATGATATGGAAGTTATAGCAACGGACAAAGGAACTAATTTTTTATCTGGACATTGCAAACTAACTATCTTAGTGACCGATATGAATGATAATCATCCCGAATTATCAATCAAATCCTTTCAAAGTCCAATCAAGGAGGATATAGCAGTAGACACGGTAATAGCAGTGGTTAGTGTCAGCGATAAAGATTCAGGTGAAAATGGAAAAGTCGATATTCACATTGCTGATCAATTACCTTTTGCGCTGAGAGAATCCTCTGGTAACTATTATGAGTTAGTAGTTTCAGAGCCTCTGGACCGCGAGAAGGTCCCAGAATATGACATCACTTTTACGGTAACAGACAGGGGATCCCCTCCACTATCTGACAATGAAACTATGACTTTAGAACTACTAGACGTAAACGACAACGTTCCACAGTTCCCCCAGTCGTTCTACACTATTCCCGTTATGGAGAATAATGCACCTGGGGCCTTGCTAAGTTCCCTCACTGCGTTTGATCCAGACCTCCATGAAAACCAGTATCTAGTTTATTTCATCATAGAGAAGGAGATAGTGAACACCTCCATGTCCATGCTGTTCTCCATCAATCCGGAGAACGGTAATCTTTACGCACTAAAGACGTTTGACTATGAGATAGAGAAGGAGTTCCTTTTCCACATTGAGGCCAGAGACTCTGGTGTTCCTCCACTCAGCAGTAACGTGACTGTCCACATCATTATTGTGGACCAGAACGACAACCCCCCGGTCATAGTCTCTCCGTGGCGTGCACACGGCTCCATGGTGGAGGAGAAGATCCCCAGATCCACCGATAAAGGATGCCTGGTCTCCAAAGTGATAGCCATAGACACAGACTCGGTGCAGAACTCTCGGATTACATACCAGTTTCTACAGGTTACTGACGCCACCTTATTTAGTCTGGACCAATACAACGGAGAGATTCGGACTATGAGAATGTTTAGTTACAGAGATCCGCGTCATCAACGACTGGTTGTCATCGCAAAGGACAATGGGGACCCTGCTCTCTCTGCTACGGTTACCATAAAGCTCTCAACAGTGGAGACTGCCGTTAAAGCCTACTCTGACATGACGGAAATGCCTCTAGAATATGACATATTTTCAGACTTAAACCTATATTTAGTGATCGGCCTGGGCTCGGTTTCCTTTCTGTTATTGATCACCATATTGGTCACCTGTGTGCTGAAGTGTCAGAAACCAAAGCCCAGCAAAGCGGCTCCTCCAAGTAGGAACAGCGTGATCAGCGAGAGGAACTCAACCATCGCAGATTCCACCCTGGTCTCCAACGATGCCTACTGGTACAGTCTGTTTCTAGCGGAGACTAGGAAAGGAAAGCTGGTAGTCAGACAGCCTGTGCCAAAGGCGGGCTCCAGATACATCGTGTCCAGTATACCAAGGAGCACGGGCCTGACAGAGACCAGTGACTCAGCAGCCTCTACTCTGCAGGTAAGAATAAACTCTTCATTTCAAATCTGCAAAATCTTGTTTTACTGGAGCCTACTGTCCGTGTTTGACTCTTTATGCGTTCGCCTCGCGCGTAAATGTATATCTATCTGTACGTACTTAAAAATTCAATGGAAGACACTAATAATGTCATAACATAATAATCAATCAACAATGTGTAGGTCTACAACAACTTTTAAAagatacatacagtatctcacaaaagtgagtacaccccctCACATTTTGCTACAACGTAAAGTAGttagtgtacagcttgtataacagtgtaatattgctgtcccctcaaaataactcaacacacagccattcatgtctaaaccgctcgcaacaaaagtgagtacacccctaagtgaaaatgtccaaattgggcccaaagtgtcaatattttgtgtggccaccatcattttccagcactgccttaaccctcttgggcatggagttcaccagagcttcacaggttgccactggagtcctcttccactcctccatgacgacatcacggagctggtggatgttagagaccttgcactcctccaccttccgtttgaggatgccccacagatgctcaatagggtttaggtctggagacatgcttggccagtccatcacctttaccctcagcttctttagcaaggcagtggtcatcttggaggtgtgtttggggtcgttatcatgttggaatactgccctgcggcccagtctccaaaggaaggggatcatgctctgcttcagtatgtcacagtacatgttggcattcatggttccctcaatgaactgtagctccccagtgccggcagtactcatgcagccccagaccatgacactcccaccaccatgcttgactgtagtcaagacacacttgtctttgtactcctcacctggttaccgccacacacgcttgacaccatctgaaccaaataagtttatcttggtctcatcagaccacagcacatggttccagtaatccatgtccttagtctgcttgtcttcagcaaactgtttgcgggctttcttgtgcatcatcttgagaagaggcttccttctgggacgacagccatgcagcactgacaggctgaccccccaccccttcaacctctgcagcaatgctggcagcactcatacgtctatttcccaaagacaacctctggatatgacgctgagcacatGCACTcaactcaacttctttggtcgaccatggcgaggcctgttctgagtggaacatGTCCTGTTAAAccactgtatggtcttggccaccgtgctgcagctcagtttcagggtattggcaatcttcttatagcccaggccatctttatgtagagcaacaattctttttttcagatcctcagagagttctttgccatgaggtgccatgttgaacttccagtgaccagtataagggagtgtgagagcgatgacaccaaatttaacatacctgctccccattcacacctgagaccttgtaacactaacgagtcacatgacaccggggagggaaaatggctaattgggcccaattttgacattttcacttaggggtgtactcacttttgttgccagcagtttagacattaatggctgcgtgttgagttattttgaggggacagcaaatttacactgttatacaagctgtacactcactactttacattgtagcaaagtgtcatttcttcagtgttgtcacatgaaaagatatactcaaatataaatatttacaaaaatgtgaggggtgtactcacttttgtgagatactgtatatgggGTAAAACCACTTCATCATTCTAATAATGACTGGACAGCACGTAATCCACTGGAGTTGGCAAAGCTGGGTAAAGCCAAAGAAATGCCTTATAGGCTACCTTAGTCATTTTTCATTATTTACGTCGATTAAAATCTTGCAGCTAATGATGCTGCAAATGTTTGGATCCCTGTATCTGGTTTTAGTTATATTTTTCAAATATAGTCCGCTTAAATGCAAAGAGAAATATGTACAAGCTTGTTACATGCACAAAGCGTCGCTGTTGAccagctagctaaacagactcgCTTGTCATGCAATGGTCGCCATAACAGTACGTCAAAAGGAAGGCAGTGTAGCCTACAAACGCAGTGGACAGCTCCCGGTGCTGAATACGGTCAAAAAGGACATTATTCGTCACTGCTCGCCCTTAAACGCCAAAGGAGTTGTGATATATTATTTAACATCTTTTCTTCGGCTGGCTCACGTTGTTTTACCTGACTT from Coregonus clupeaformis isolate EN_2021a chromosome 3, ASM2061545v1, whole genome shotgun sequence harbors:
- the LOC121543644 gene encoding protocadherin alpha-C2 isoform X10, whose product is MTMEAHRSAEHWRRYVSVFLLFSAALNTVYAVTHYSIPEELKEGSVVANLAADLGLDVQELSRRKMRLDVIANKKYLDVNKETGELYIVEKIDREYLCISKTTCFLKLDATIENPIRMFNIELEILDINDNAPHFRRDTMHLDIAESTPAGERFSLNNAVDPDIGTNSIKTYYLGESEHFNIEIQTGRDGSKFTDLILKKALDREEQSVHNLILTAVDGGVPSRTGTANIIVRVLDTNDNAPKFDRESYNIDIMENSPIGRVVVKLNATDLDEGSNSEIVYSYSLYTSEKTQETFNLNPNTGEITVKEMINYEDFRIYDMEVIATDKGTNFLSGHCKLTILVTDMNDNHPELSIKSFQSPIKEDIAVDTVIAVVSVSDKDSGENGKVDIHIADQLPFALRESSGNYYELVVSEPLDREKVPEYDITFTVTDRGSPPLSDNETMTLELLDVNDNVPQFPQSFYTIPVMENNAPGALLSSLTAFDPDLHENQYLVYFIIEKEIVNTSMSMLFSINPENGNLYALKTFDYEIEKEFLFHIEARDSGVPPLSSNVTVHIIIVDQNDNPPVIVSPWRAHGSMVEEKIPRSTDKGCLVSKVIAIDTDSVQNSRITYQFLQVTDATLFSLDQYNGEIRTMRMFSYRDPRHQRLVVIAKDNGDPALSATVTIKLSTVETAVKAYSDMTEMPLEYDIFSDLNLYLVIGLGSVSFLLLITILVTCVLKCQKPKPSKAAPPSRNSVISERNSTIADSTLVSNDAYWYSLFLAETRKGKLVVRQPVPKAGSRYIVSSIPRSTGLTETSDSAASTLQYPK